In the genome of Thunnus albacares chromosome 16, fThuAlb1.1, whole genome shotgun sequence, the window AACTCTGGTACAgcacatcaaatggtaacatttgtgtttaacactgtacatggtcccaataaataaataataatgataatgataataactcGGCTAAGTTttaggaaagatcatggtctcagtttaatacagaaaaaagttaGCAGGCAGCGATTACATTTGTTAAGGCAAcataacaaacaacaaaacaatttagttgtatatgaatttaatttctaggagacagtcattacactattattatattatggATACTCTTTTGATTCCTGCAGAGAAACTGTTACAAAATACAAGTGAATACAAGAAAATACAagttttttggacaaaaaatatgtcaattaataaataaataagtttgaCTACAAGAGAAGTGACTTCTTATTggttatgtttatttttatgatcaTTTCCAGGATGTATTGTTGTAAAAACCTTTATGTCCAAAAGGGGGTGCAGTAGgttaaatgacaaaaagttAGATGAACCTGCAGTCAGGCACTTTATTGTGCTCATTGATGAATGTACCACTGTTATGTATTTAAtgatattgtatttatatttgttttcaacATCGAAGATGTCAtcaagacatgttttaagatgtgaaAATGCTTGCAATAATCATTTGTCTGATATGGTATTGAtatatttttccacaaaaaagttcaattaccttattaaaatccttaaaatgacatctactccttctccctcattgaaaaatcccaaatcccaaaaaatacaaatacatagagttttttttcccattaacAGACAATTTAGGGTCTCTGACAAAAGACTTATCTGTGTTAGTTTGATGACATAATGACTTCACCTATATGAACAGTCAATGATTCATGTAGAAAATTGGACTTGAtgctttatttgtgttttagttcAATGTTCCAATAACTGCCTCTAAcaacaatcaaatcaaagaacatagacaacaaaatgttcattttaattaacatatttctTTCTGGAAACAATCCCTCAAGCTCAGAGATCTGTTGATTATAATTTACGcaacatttttagaaatgtaCTCTGTGATGATTCTAACTGTGTAGAACTATTCTGTTGTGTCAGTTGTTTCATTTAtgctttgtattttaatatataacatGGCTTGCAAACAGCTACATAAGCCAAGTGAGGTGAATTCATCATCCATTTCAGCTACATGGACAGCAACTTGTTTAAAGCACCACATGTCAGCTAGCAGTGTTTGCAGATTCAGATCCTTGTTGTGTAATTCTTCTGGTCTTACAGCAGCTATAAtctatgtttattttacagtaaccATGTATAAGATGacagtgtttaatgtgttgGTCATgactcatagtgatgaactaCAGAGAATTaacagtgactctgcagctcccctcggccttatggagctttatagtgagtttcagctcattgtttagctgtctggctgcaactttactgtttcagttcactctcagcgctctcataacgtcgttcagctgcagcaggcagctgttttcagagaacacactctaaaaagccactgtacactacctgctcagcaccaaacggcaaacagacacagttagctgtagactagctggtgaacttagcagcttaagagccagatatttccctcaggagttggtagagagcaaaaacagagctaaaagagagtgaatattggacttacattcaccaagtggacagaaacacgactccaaatgaatgataatgttgctccgtaactgctggatgtggaaataagcaactgtttgctaacaagttcaacaacTTAACTTAAAAGATGacgatatgtcagtgttgtgttcactatatctttctgctgaaaacaagtggccaaaaaatcagttaacaCAGGTTTAACATACATGTTACTGATCACAACAAGTTTCATTTGCTGTGTTTATTGGATTATAtctaaattaaacatttctaaCATATTTTTCCTCAGTTCATACTAGAGCTGTTGGAACACATTTCATGAATCAaatataaatggaaaaataaaaaaaataaaaaaatactaatCACCAATTCTGAAATTACTATTctaatgtgtattttttattttttatgtgttggCTAACGTCAGAGAAATCTCACCCTTCTCGCCTTGGCCTACccacatgtgaaaacaaatgCTTTTGTCACGTCTGATGAACAATAAAGTTTTCTGAGTCTGACTGAATCACAATCTCTCGTGCAATGTGCTAACGTTAACCTCAAACATATCAGATATGGCAGAAAGCGATGCACAGACGGAGATCACCACTCCTAACCATTTAAGAAGCCATGTGTGGAAAGTTTTTCGATTTCCTtcaaacaaatagaaaaacttaaaaaagcAGGCCAACAGTAAAATACTTGAGCCTGAGTGAtcagtgctgcagctgcagtttgGAGTTTGGACACACAGCTCCTACTCAAGCTATCATTTGGGCTCAAAGTGCATCCCAACACAAATAACACATATTGATGTAAACAAGCACAAACTGacatgaatttatttatatttcaattaACTGTGTAGTTTAATTACTATGATCCAGTACAATGAAAGCTTGTTTAATATCTATATTTTAGTTAATGTTATTCATTCTGTGCTTAAAAGTTAAACAGTCTTTGGCTGTTTGGCTGTTTGGCTGTTAGCAAGAAAGCTATCACCTGTTTATTGGTAATGATGGAATGCCCTCTAGTGGACAGAACGTATAACAACATGTTGATAGTTGCATTGGCAATGCCTGTGTATACTGTGTATAGGCACAtagtaaatattaataataggcTAAATGTCAGCATTAAAAGCTCAAATATaatttgaatattaaaaataataaggaATGAAATTCAAAATAGATTATAGAGGAAGATTGACAGCACCAGAATTTACAGAGCTGATGGCCTCTGTTCCTTTTTGCCATTCTGTAGTTTTGGTTTCGTTAGTGATCCCAGAAGTGAGatcatcaaataaaacacatcttCTTTTCTCAACTTCTCCGACAACAAGAGTCTCAATTTCATAATCTTTTTTGCCGTTCTTTTCATTGCCATGCCTGAAAACTTGTGGCGCAAACAGCATTTTTATATGCAAATTACTGATTAAGGGGGTGTCTACATCCATTTATGGCTTACAATGGGAGTGGAAATCACTCTTGTGCATGTGTCTACAATTGCACAATgattgagatttataaaacagaatcaTGTGCAGCACAGCTTTATAAACCTGACAAAAAACAATGCATATGcgtatttctggctttgtgcgtgtagttttagtcatgaatctacacagagttttagGTATGTGGCCCCAGAATGAGCCCCCAGTGAGAAAGGGATGAATCCTCCAGATGTTGTACAGGATGAATGTGAAGGGTGGGCTACAGCTGCAATAGTTACAGTAGTAGCTTATGAGTGTGGGTGTGGCTTGaagttattaatattaatttatgGTTTACTGTACACTGCCTTTTGGATTAAAGGGGctgtattatgcttttccttattttcagacatatatataatgtcacaatgtcagatgttcatgttaaaagtggccgacgtgtcaaataacaaggtaaacgtatgtagcagtaattcctgtgagcaaaaagcagcagcttcagactgctctgaacgctcagtttccaacatttttttctactttcagcccgagctgacgtcagtttgtgatggatttctttatatggacatctgctacgtgcACAACATGCATCGGTGCTCCGCTCTGGGAGTAGTTACACCAAGCCATTAcaccattacacagcacagcaaagtaaaataaatagtttacctgttggaggtgtgctggtcatctgcagctcttcatcaaacatcatcatcactgtgactgtttctgcttgtactcttcctccctgcattacttctaactgatccactgaacaaacagctccatatgttgttgtttcaaccGGTTTTTAGCGCCACTAACAAAGCTCtactaattcagtgaggaacatctttcacttcctgtaaattcttcacaataaaagtctcctgatAGTTAGTcacttaaaagcttttaatttgaagcagtaaaacaggaaatgtctggTTTGCATTGacagtaaagttacacaactctgatatgtaaagctggccaatcagaagagagtggactcattgggagggggggccttaaagagacaggagctaaaatggagtgtaaagagaaactgtgtaaATCGAGGGACTGCACTTAGGGCCAGTATGAgacaaataaggagttttttgaactgtgaatcatgcagagctgctctagtggagtccaaaaataaaaatttagagctgaaagaagcataataggtcctctttaaggTGTAGCTGCCCTTTAAGAGTgatatttttctcttgtttagCTCCACCCATGACTCCCCCTCTGCATGCCAGATTCCTTACAGACACTTTTTGTGACACGAGTTACTGGAAAGGCAGAAAACAGTGCCATCTACTATTTGACCAGGCACTGGTCAAATAATACCCCTAAGCCCCTCTCAGAAAATGTGAGTCACCCTTTGTCACACTGACTCAAACTCGtaattgaaatttaattttgaatGAAATTTAGATCTTGGGTTCACAAATGGTGACTTTCACCTTCAACTCCAGAAACCTGGGTTGAGTTCTCAGTTCATAGTAAGAAGATTCCTGCATGAGTGAAGTTTACATTTTGACTTTAGGTTATTCTTATTCATTTCTGGTCAGCAGATTCTCTTCACATCATCCgtgagactgaaaacatcagtTTGTGTCATCTCTGCGCTGAACCACAGCTTCCTCCTGCAgctgtatttttagaaaagACTGCTGGTTACTAGAAATGCTGATAGATTATTAATCTATTGTTGGACAGTAAATCACTGTGCATGAGAAAGTTAACTATAAAGgactaaaatgtaaaagttaaacaGTCTTTGGCtgttaaaactgaatattttgagtACATGAAAAGCAGATATGACCTGCCTACATAAATTCGGCAACttgcaaaagagaaaaaaacacactgacagccaTATTGAGGAAGTGACTTATAGGAAGTAGATTCTCCATTTCTCTTAAACACTCACCCAGTTCAGAGACTCTGACCGTTGATAGCTGAGAAGGAGcagaaaaaagagacagagaggcatgATGGATGAATTCAGATggattcaaatgtttttatttctgatacTGGAGCTTCAGATTACAGGTAAGGATACATAGAACATACCAGAAACATTTTATGTGATCAAGACAGccaacagctgtttgttttcacctGATGAGTTTAGTGGACTCTTGGAAACTGAGAATGAGACATGTTTGCAAACTTCTGTTGAATCTAACTATAAACATAAAAGACATGTTCATATTTCagcttatttttcatgtttctatcaCCTCTTTATCACAGCAGTGACTGGACAGTATTCCTCTGTCAttgtcagagatggagatgatgTCACTTTGCCTTGTGAAAGTGTGACAGCCAATCAGGATAAATGTGACAATACTGACTGGATCTTCAGCAGTTCAGGAGACCCAGTGGATCTGGTCAAACGTGGACAGATTcatgaaaataccaaagttaaatcagacagactgagtgttacagcAGACTGTTCTCTGGTTATTAAGAAGATCACACAAGAGGATGTTGGTCGTTACTTCTGTCAACAGCACATGTCACAACAATACGCCGAGGTTGTTCTGTCTGTTATTAGCAGTGAGTATTTACACCATTAagttttcagctcaaactgtcttgttagaacaatatactgaaacattataATAGTTGATGAAGcaattttgtctttatgttctTCACCAGTGAATAAACATGAAGACAGTGAGAGGGTGACGCTGTCCTGCTCTGTGAGGACACATGATTCATGTACACACAGAGTGAAGTGGCTGAATGAGGGTAACGATGTGGATGAAGATGTGACAATATCACAGGATGGCTGCTCAGTTACTGTGAGATTTCCTGCTTCTCATCTCAAGCTGAAGTCAACATAtcctgagatatttcagtgtaaagTGACAGATGGTTACACTAACGAAGACCATCTGTTTACCTTCAGCCCTCCATCCTCAGGTGAGAATATGATTAACTGTTTGTAATCAACATAAACTGATGTGAATCACAAACtacatttgtttactttgtatttttgtgatgATATCATTATTTAAGTTAATGCAAATGGTAAACACAAGGTATTTTCTTGCCTcacaatttgtgttttgttatttcatttttccagacaaaacaacaacagcaacaacagaagTAACAAGAACAACTGTAAACAACCACAAACCAAGTAACTCTACTAACTCTATAGCAAAAGgtttaaactgaacatttcttgtatttctttttagAACATTCTCAGGTTAAACTTTTATAAACAAGAACTTTTGACAAACCTGGAGTTTCACTGTGGAAGTCGactctctcttttgtctttttaggaaacaaaacacagacagatgaagacACGGTGagtttaaaactgaattatcAAATGCTTATACACTTATGACTTTGCACAGTAGTGTTTATGATAGTTGTTTATAATTAACTGTGGTTTACAGTAATACACCTCACTCGCTGACTTACAATCATGCTTTAAATGATACAGCTgtcgattttctatatttttcttattgtcaacaaatctcatgttcaGAGACGAACCAACAATGAAgtgatctactaacaagtatatcaaatatatcttattcctccgtgctgtagacctccgttgttgtccaaaaactattaaaaaatgtaaatgagccacactgctgcactgggtgacatgttcctccaCCATGAagagtttgtttagaaacggctccaaacactaataacagcgatcatgttttcagtctctggagagtagttctgtttacggcagatgccactgagcatgtgcaggttctgtttacagagcttcactagcttgttgtgctacatatcacaacctcttgattTTGTACTACATTGTGCATCTTTTGTATAAGTgttgtgataataataatacgttgtgatatgtagcacaacaagtaACAACAACCatacagaactactctccagacACTGAAAACCTGATCACTTAAggccgtttctaaacaaaataccgtgaccaaactcttcatggtggaggaacatgtcacccagtgcagcagtgtggctcatttacatgtttttaatagtttttggacaacaacagaggtctacgacacagaggaataagatatatatatgatacacacacaatacttgttagtagatcagttcattattggtttggatccaaacatgagatatgttgacaataagataaatatagaaaattgccagccttgTCCTTTAACTTTTGAATCAGGTCTATAATGtcaaattatacttttttttttttttacacctgccagccaatcagaagcaagTACTTTCTTTAGAAATtgaaacttttctgtttttgtccagaGGCTGACTATAAACCCTGCAGTGACTCAATCTGCTCCAGAAACTAGTCAGGACACGGTGAgatcacacattacacactgcacGAAGCTACACTCACTGTTATGTTTCCTTGTTCTTTACTGTATAAGACATGCAGCGACTGTTGAGTTTAATTTTCTTGTgcaagagagaagaaaagagaagtaAGATGATGCAGCCGATTACACCAGAATAGATAGAATAGAAGATTGTGAAGCAGGAAGTCATGAGTGTTGCATGTTGGTTgtcatggagaaaaaaacacacatgctcagGAAGCTATTAATAAACTTGAAAGCATTCAGAGATCAGACAAGACAAAATCAAGTCATGAGAGTGAGTCAGTATATCAGTGTATCCACATGTTACTGATCAGCcatcatgttgtcttcactgtgtAGGCTGATCCTGAAGATGGTGTTTCCTACGCCTCCGTCAGCTACACCAAGAAGACCAACAGTGAAGCCCGGGTAAGCTGTGTTTGGGTATACATGGTGCTGTtactgaaagaagaaaaaacaagttattttaaaggatattgctggcaattttctatatttttattattttcaacaaatctcatgtgcaaagtcaaaccaacaatgaattgatctctgtgctgtagacgtctgctgttgtccaaaaactattaaaaacatataaatgagtCACACCGttgtactgggtgacatgttccttcatcacaaaGAGTTTTGGCACATTAGTTTGTGTAAAAACAGCACTAAAACACTAATAATAGTGATATTAGTAGTTCTACGTGaggcagatgccactgagcatgtgcaggaacatgaGTCTGTTTAAAGTGCTTCTCTGGCTTGTTTTACTACATATCactcttgactttatactacATTGGAATAAAGAACTTTAgtaatatgtagcacaacaagctagcaaagctctgtaaacagaactgcatTCCTGTAtatgctcagtagcgtctgcgTTACAAGGAACCACTTGCtcaagactgaaaatgtgatcattagtctttggagccgtttctaaacaaactaatgtgaacaaactctttataatgaaggaacatgtcagccagtgcagcagtgtggctcactgacatgtttttaatagtttttggaaaacaatggagatctacatcacagaggaataagatatatcaggctttagatacacatacaatacttgttagtagatcagttcattgtttttttatctttgtacatgagatttgttgacaataaaacaaatatagaaCATACAAtttagaaaatcaccagccatatccttgACGTACTGTACTGTGGTCCTAAACCAGCAAGCAAGATTTATGACATTTGTTATAAACGTTTATATTCCACAAAGGATGAATCGTGATGTTTTGTTGGTGACCACCTCATCTTtactctagcgccaccatcagacCATCATGTCATCTACACACACAAGATATTTCATCATCTAATTAGCAGATAAAGGCTGAAACATGGTGAACATGTCAGTTCTTAGATGGCAGTAAAGTCAGGATTTTCTGAACGTTTGTCAGGTTATATTGTGTCATATGTTgagtatatgtactgtatgttgtgtatgaaatgtgttgtgcttttttttgtttgtttctcaggTTCGGGTTgaaggtgatggtgatggtgaaaGTGATGCAGTGACCTACAGCACTGTGAAAGCTTCCTCTGCTTCTGCTGGAGCCTCCGCAGATCCCAACAACGTCTACGCTACCATCAACAAACCCAACAAATAGTAGACCACAGTGTTCatatcattacttttactttatatctgatttatgatatttcacattttaattgtaaatttttatttatgtagttaTATCTACTGTCTTTCATGGTAGTGGtatttttctcttcatcctctattttttgactgttatgcaccacaacaacaacaacaaagcaaattccttgtatAAAGCTATTTGGCAATAAATCtctttctgattctgattaGTTAAAGCTCTATGATGAGAAAACCTGTAAGTCGCTTCACTTTTTCTGATGGAGCTTCTGTTGATCCAAGCAACCTCTACTGTACTATCAACAAATCAACCTACAGTGCCTGAGCACCATTTTACTGGCTTTGGCTATTTCAGAATAAATATCTGAATCTTCACCAACTGAGCAAATCCTCAAAGATCTGATCTTGCAATACagtggttatgtttaggcactggcagcaaataatcttgcttctaatttgacaagcttacattattaatttctagttgacattgtagGTGTATATGATGTGTTAttagctttttattttgtattatgcgTCCAGcgttttttgctttgtactgtttgttattgtgctgttatctGTCTTAACTgtgactgcagatgaaaatgagctatAAGTTAACTCTGGTACAgcacatcaaatggtaacatttatgtttaacactgtacatggtcccaataaataaataataatgataatgataataactcGGTTAAGTTttaggaaagatcatggtctcagtttaatacagaaaaaagtcgGCAGGCAGTGATTACATTTGTTAAGGCAAcataacaaacaacaaaacaatttagttgtatatgaattcaatttctaggagacagttattacactattattatattatggATACTCTTATGATCCCTGCAGAGAAACTGTGTAAAGACAagtttttttggacaaaaaatatgtgaattaataaataaataactttgaCTACAAGAGAAGTGACTTCTTATTGGTTATGTTTATTGTTATGATCATTTCCAGGATGTATTGTTGTAAAAACCTTTATGTCCAAAAGGGGGTGCAGTAGGTTAAATGATAAAAAGTTGGATGAACCTGCAGTCAGGCACTTTATTGTGCTCATTGATGAATGTACTACGGTTATGTATTTAAtgatattgtatttatatttgttttcaacATTGAAGATGTCAtcaagacatgttttaagatgtgaaAATGCTTGCAATAATCATTTGTGTGATATGGTATTGAtatatttttccacaaaaaagttcaattaccttattaaaatccttaaaatgacatctactccttctccctcactgaaaaatcccAAATCTTTTTTCTAGtgaatgaatataaatacatagagttttttttcccattaacAGACAATTTAGGGTCTCTGACAAAAGACTTATCTGTGTTAGTTTGATGACATAATGACCTATATGAACAGTCAATGATTCATGTAGAAAATTGGACTTGAtgctttatttgtgttttagttcAATGTTCCAATAACTTCCATagacaacaaaatgttcattttaattaacatatttctTTTTGGAAACAATCCCTCAAGCTCAGAGATCTGTTGATTAtaatttaaacaacatttttagaaatgtaCTCTGTGATGATTCTAACTGTGTAGAACTATTCTGTTGTGTCAGTTGTTTCATTTAtgctttgtattttaatatataacatGGCTTGCAAACAGCTACATAAGCCAAGTGAGGCGAATTCAtcagccgcagcaggcagctgttttcagagaacacactctaaaaagccactgtacactacctgctcagcaccaaacggcaaacagacacagttagctgtagactagctggtgaacttagtggagcatttagcagctaaagagccagatatttctctcaggagttggtagagagcaaaaacagagctaaaagagagtgaatattggacttacattcaccaggtggacagaaacacgactccaaatgaatgataatgttgctccgtaactgctggatgtggaaataagcaactgtttgctaacaagttcaacaattcaacttaaaagatgacgatatgtcagtgttgtgttcactacatctttctgctgaaaacaagtggccaaaaaatcagttaacaCAGGTTTAACATACATGTTACTGATCACAACAAGTTTCATTTGCTGTGTTTATTGGATTATatctaaaataaacatttctaaCATATTTTTCCTCAGTTCATACTAGGGCTGTTGGAACAAATTTCATGAATCAAATATAAatggaaaagttaaaaaaaaaaaataccaatcACCAATTCTGAAATTACTATTctaaagtgtattttttttattttttatgtgtttgctaACGTCAGAGAAATCTCACCCTTCTCACCTTGGCCTACccacatgtgaaaacaaatgCTTTTGTCACGTCTGATGAACAATAAAGTTTTCTGAGTCTGACTGAATCACAATCTCTCGTGCAATGTGCTAACGTTAACCTCAAACATATCAGATATGGCAGAAAGCGATGCACAGACAGAGATCACCACTCCTAACCATTTAAGAAGCCATGTGTGGAAAGTTTTTTGATTTCCTtcaaacaaatagaaaaagcaGGTCCACAGTAAAATACTTGAGCTTGAGTGAtcagtgctgcagctgcagtttgGGGTTTGGACACACAGCTCCTACTCAAGCTATCATTTGGGCTCAAAGTGCATCCCCACACAAATAACACATATTGATGTAAACAAGCACAAACTGACATGAATTTATCTATATTTCAGTTAACTGTGTAGTTTAATTACTATGATCCAGTACAATGAAAGCTTATTTAATATCTATATTTTAGTTAATGTTATTCATTCTGTGCTTAAAAGTTAAACAGTCTTTGGCTGTTtggctgttagctgttagcaaGAATGCTATCACCTGTTTATTGGTAATGATGGAATGCCCTCTAGTGGACAGAACGTATAACAACATGTTGATAGTTGCATTGGCAATGCCTGTGTATACAGTGTATAGGTACAtagtaaatattaataataggtTAAATGTCAGCATTAAAAGCTCAAATATaatttgaatattaaaaataataaggaATGAAATTCAAATTAGATTATAGAGGAAGATTGACAGCACCAGAATTTACAGAGCTGATGGCCTCTGTTCCTTTTTGCCATTCTTTAGTTTTGGTTCTGTTAGTGATCCCAGAAGTGAGatcatcaaataaaacacatcttCTTTTCTCAACTTCTCCGACAACAAGAGTCTCAATTTCATAATCTTCTTTGCTGTTCTTTTCATTGCCATGCCTGAAAACTTGTGGCGCAAACAGCATTTTTATATGCAAATTACAGATTAAGGGAGTGTCTACATCCATTTATGGCTTACAATGGGAGTGGAAATCACTCTTGTGCATGTGTCTACAATTGCACAATGATTGAGATTTGcatatgcatatgcatatgcatatttctggctttgtgcgtgtagttttagtcatgaatctacacagagttttagGTATGTGGCCCCAGAATGAGCCCCCAGTGAGAAAGGGATGAATCCTCCAGATGTTGTACAGGATGAATGTGAAGGGCGGGCTACAGCTGCAATAGTTACAGTAGTAGCTTATGAGTGTGGGTGTGGCTTGAAGTTAGTAATATTAATTTATGGTTTACTGTACACTGCCTTTTGGATCAAAGGGGctgtattatgcttttccttattttcagacatatatataatgtcacaatgtcagatgttcatgttaaaagtggccgatgtgtcaaataacgaggtaaacgtatATAGCAGTCAttcctgtgagcaaaaagcagcagcttcaggctgctctgaacgctcagtttccaacatttttttctactttcagcccaagctgacgtcagtttgtgatggatttctttatatggacatctgccACGTGCACAACGCGCATCGCTGCTCCGCTCTGGGAGTAGTTACACTAAGCCATTAcaccattacacagcacagcaaagtaaaataaatagtttacctgttggaggtgtgctggtcatctgcagctcttcataaaacatcatcatcactgtgactgtttctgcttgtactattcctccctgcattacttctaactgatccactgaacaaacagctccaaatagctccatgtgttgttgttttgacaggTTTTATGCGCTGCTAACAAAGCTCcactaattcagtgaggaacacattttacttcctgtaaattcttcacaataaaagtctcctgttagtTAGTcacttaaaagcttttaatttgaagcagtaaaacaggaaatatcTGGTTTGCATTGACAGTAAAGTTACAACTCTGATAGttaaagctggccaatcagaacagagtggactcattgcgaggggggccttaaagagacaggagctaaaacggagtgtaaagagaaactgtgtatattaAGGGACTGCACtaagggccagtatgagataaataa includes:
- the LOC122965668 gene encoding uncharacterized protein LOC122965668 — its product is MMDEFRWIQMFLFLILELQITAVTGQYSSVIVRDGDDVTLPCESVTANQDKCDNTDWIFSSSGDPVDLVKRGQIHENTKVKSDRLSVTADCSLVIKKITQEDVGRYFCQQHMSQQYAEVVLSVISMNKHEDSERVTLSCSVRTHDSCTHRVKWLNEGNDVDEDVTISQDGCSVTVRFPASHLKLKSTYPEIFQCKVTDGYTNEDHLFTFSPPSSATTEVTRTTVNNHKPSNSTNSIAKGLN